The uncultured Methanolobus sp. sequence GTTCTTGCAGACGAACCCACGGGAAATCTTGATTCCAAAACAAGTGTTGAGATCATGGACATTTTCTCTGATCTCCATCAGAAAGGACGTACCATAGTAATGATAACACACGATCCTGAAATGGAGCAGTATGTTGACAGAGTTGTCCATATAATGGACGGTAATATCGGCAACAATTGAGGTGGTTTTTCATGAATTTCATAAATCTTTCAGATATTGAAAAGGTGATCACAAGATCATTTTACATTTTACTCTGCATGGCTTTATTAAGTACTTTTTCCATTATCCCGGTCTCTGCAGACTCGGCACCTACCATGAAGGTCGATATAATCGATTATGAGCCTTTTCCGGCTCAGATAGGTGAATATGTGGACGTCAGGGTAAAGATAGAGAATACAGGTTTCGGACGTGCAGATGCAGTTTCCATTAAGATGGAGCCTGAATATCCTTTCTCACTGGATTCCCCGAAAAATGCTGTGGAATTCATAGGTATATTATCTCCCGATGATGCGGCGGTACACGAGTACCGCTTATTTGTGGACGAGAGCGCAAAGGTAGGCACAGGCACAGTTGATGTCTATTACCAGGTCTATGAGGGTGGATCATGGTATAAGTCCTCCTTTGACTTAAACGTCGGTTCCAGCACATTTGACAGCAAAGGAACCATAGAACTAACCGATATCTCCTGTGATCCTGTGGTATTTATGCCGGGAGATATCGGTACAGTCAGTTTCTCTTTAACTAATACAGCAACAGAAAATTCTGTAACCATTGATGGTGAGGACTATGATACAAATGCACGTATCCAGTCTGCAGTGCTTCAGGGAAATGACGGCATTGATGTTACAAGTGAGAGCTATACAGGCTCAGGTGTGATTGGTCCCGGGGACTCTATTACATTAAGCTACAATATTGAAGTTGCAGACGATGTGACAGATGGCACTTATTATCTGGACTTATCCATGGTTGGAAATTCCCACTCGTACAACAATAACTGGAGAATTCCTGTACAGGTTGATTCGGCTTCTGTGAAGGTCATTCCTTCAAAGCCAATGGAGCTTATAAATGGAGAAGGAACTCTTGAATTCGATGTTGCCAATATGCACCCAAATTCACTCAGTTCTGTAAGTGTAAAGTTAAGTGCTGATGGTGTTGATTTCGCTCCGGAAGAATACTTTGTCGGAGCAATGGATTCTGATGAGCTATTCACCATTGAAGTGGACGCAAAAACAGACCTCACAGACGAAGTTGTTCCTGTAACTATCACTGTGGGATACAGAAACGGAATCAACGAACACAATACTGAAGTTGCTGTCCGTGATGTGAAACTTAGTACTGAAGAGGAAGGCAGCGGTGCAAGTATTGCTGTTGGAGCAATTGCAATCCTGTTGATGCTTGGTGTGCCTGCGGTTGTGTTCATGAAACGCAGAAAGCAGAACAATAATTGAGGTTTCAGGTGAGATTATGCTGAGTCTGAAACATTCATTCAGGATGGCTGTAGGAAGTATCAGCAGCTCTAAACTGAGGTCTGCACTGACAACACTTGGAATTGTCATAGGTGTGGCCGCAGTTATTGCAAATGTATCACTGGGAGCCAGCTTTAACCAGTACTTTACAGAAGAAATTGGTTCTGTAGGTAACAATTTCATAATAGTAGAGGGCAAGGTCTCAAATCTTTTTCATGATTCTGAAATGGAGATCATAAAAAACACTCCTGGTATTGTTGGAGTTTCTCCATTGAGTCAGGAGGTTGCTGAAGTTACATATCTCTCAACTTCCCGACAGATAACTGTGCAGGGAGTTTCCGAGGACTATGAACAGGTTGGTAATATCCGGATGGAAAGTGGCACTTTCATAAATGACAAGGACAAGTATGTGGCTGTCATAGGTCATGATGTTGCATATGATAAATTCGACCGCAAGATATCTAACAAAAATACCATCGAGCTTAGTTTCATAAGACCTGATGGTGAAGTTGTAACCCAGAAATTCAAGGTAAAAGGTATTGTTGACAGCCCTGAAACAACATTCATACAAAGTGGCATAGAACCTGATGACCGAATTTTCATCCCCATCGAAACAATGAACGAAATAATGGGTCAGGACTACTATTGGGGTTACTTTGCAGCCGCTACAAGTCTGGAATCTATTGGCGATGTAACCGATGAGATTGACAAGAGACTTGCAAGGGACCTTGGTGTTCCCTTCAGGGATCTTGACAACGAGGATTCTAAACCGTATAGCCTTACAAACCAGGGTGAGATTCTGGAAGAAGTTAACCAGTTATCCGCTGTATTGGGCTCACTGCTGACATCGGTAGCTCTGATATCACTCATAGTCGGTTCTATTGGTATCATGAACATCATGCTTGTTACGGTAACAGAAAGGACAGGTGAGATAGGCATAATGAAATCCCTTGGTTTCAAAAATCATGAGGTCCTGTCCCTGTTCATGGTGGAATCAATAGTTGTTGGACTATTTGGCGGTGTGCTGGGTATTGTACTTGGTGTGGTAGGTGCATATGCGGCGGATACTGTTATGGGATTGCCATATGTATTCCCGGTTACTATGATCCTTAGTGGAATGCTGGTTTCAGTAGTAGTTGGTTTGCTTGCAGGTATTTATCCTGCCAACAAGGCGGCAAAGATGAATCCGGTAGATGCACTCCGTCATGAATAACAATTATGAGGGTATTGGAAGATGTATTAAGGAGGTATTAAGATGTTCGATATGTTTGGTGTAGCATTTTCATTTTTTATGTTCATATTTATATTTGGATTTGGGATAATCGGGACTTTGTTCTGGTTGTGGATGCTCATTGACTGTGCCACAAAAGAACCATCCGAAGGTAATGACAAGCTGATCTGGATTATCATAATTGTTTTCACGCATGTGCTTGGTGCCCTGATATACTTCTTTATCAGAAGGCCAAAAAGGATTCAGGAATGTGGGACTTGATTCCGGAAATTAGTATCATGGAAAGACGACAGTAGTCAGGAATCATTGACTATTAACAAATTATGAAGGCTATATAATAAGTTTGTAGGTGTAGAAGGAAATGGCAGAGTTAGGTGGCGTTATTCACAAATTCGTAAATGTCGCTTTTGAAAAGCAGACTTACCTGAATATCCTGTACCTCCTGTTTTCTTTTCCCCTGGGCACTGCTTATTTCATATTCCTGGTTTCCGGTCTTTCCTTCGGTTTCAGCCTGTTAATATTCTGGGTTGGGGTTCCTGTTCTCTTACTTGTCCTTGTGGCATGGTGGGAGATTGCAGCATTTGAACGACAAATGGCAGTATGGTTGCTGGGAGTCGAGATACCTTCCATGTACCCTGTATCATTTTCCAATAGCAATATCCTTCAACGGTTTGTGCAGAGAGTGACGAGTCCGGTTACCTGGAAAGCTCTTATATTTTTGTTGATTAAGTTCCCACTGGGGGTATTTTCGCTGGTAATCATGACGGTTCTGTTAAGCCTGACCCTCACAATGCTGTTTACCCCTGTGTTTTATGCATTAGGTATAGGTAAAGTTAGTTCAGTTTCCCAGGCAATTTTTATTTCAGCATCAGGTATCTTTGTGGGTTTTGTATCTTTGCATTTACTGAACCTGCTGGCTGCTGTATCCGGTGATTTTGCAAAAAGAATGCTGGGAAAGTCTGAAAAGCAGGCAAAGTAACAGATATCGGATACATGCCTTTTTTATTTGTATTTCTAAAAAAGCCTAGTCCATATCATTCAGACGGTTATAAAAATCAAGTATAAGCCTTGTCTTTTCATTATCAAGATTGAGCCTGAATGTCCTTATCTGCTTACCGAGGGGTTTTTCAATAACAATATCACTTTTGATAAGTGGAGTTATAACCCTTGCAACGCTGGAGTGTGACAAACCGGTTTCATCTGCGATCCCGGAAAGATAGGTTGATTCCTCCTTGTGTGCGATGAGATTCTTAAGAACCGTCATCTGGGCCGTTTTTCCAAATATCTCTTCCAGCGCATCCATTAATATCCTAATTTAATAATCTGTTATGTCTTATAAGATTTTCTTTTATCGGACAGGTTGTTCACAAAAACAGAAACCCTTTCATATTTAGAAAGGTTTTAATAATATCATCCGACTATATTTTATGAGCTCATTTCAGGTAGAATTATCATGCAGGCAGAAAGCATTGGTGGGAAGATCCTTTCTCTTATGGAGGAAAATCCCGGGATAACCGTAAAGGAAATTGCTGAAAAGTTGTCGATATCTGCGGATCAGGTAGAAAGCACACTGGAAAGCATGTCTGATACCAGACAGAAGGTTCTCATTGTTGATGATGAGATGGATGCCCTGATGGCACTGAAAGTTGCTCTGGAAGCTGAAGGCTACAATGTTGCTGAAGCAAAGGATGGTCATGAGGCTTTAGATAAAGTACATTCCGAAATACCGGATGTAATACTGCTTGACCTGATGATTCCCGGAATTGATGGTTTTGAGGTTTGCAGGCAGTTAAAATCTGATGATGTGTATCGTCATATTCCCGTTATCATGCTTACAGCTCGCGGAGAGATAGACGATAAGGTTGAAGGTATCGAACTTGGTGCAGATGATTATGTAACCAAACCATTTAACCTGAAAGAACTGAAGGCACGCGTAAAGATGGTCCTGCGAAGGCAGGAAGCCTGATTATTTTTGAGTGATCCATGTGGAACCGCAAAAGCAAATGGAACCTCATTCTTTTTGCTGCAATAGTATTGCTTTTGATAAGTTCCATCTTTTTTCTCTGGATGAGGACCAATATTGAGGTCAGGTCCGTTGTTGAGGAGCAATACCAAAATCAACAGTTATTACTGGCAAGGCACATTGCCGGGAGTATTGAACAAACCCTTAATGAGAGGGTCTCTCTTCTGGAACTCATCGCTAAAAAAGATACAGGTGTTCCTCCGGACAATTTTGGATCAGATCTTAAAAGTGTCTATGATATTGCGGGAATGTTCTATGTGGTTGAGTACGTCTCGGAAAACGGGACAATAGTATCAGGTTATCCGGAAGATTTTGTTCCACTGGGTTTTAATCTTTATG is a genomic window containing:
- a CDS encoding ABC transporter permease gives rise to the protein MLSLKHSFRMAVGSISSSKLRSALTTLGIVIGVAAVIANVSLGASFNQYFTEEIGSVGNNFIIVEGKVSNLFHDSEMEIIKNTPGIVGVSPLSQEVAEVTYLSTSRQITVQGVSEDYEQVGNIRMESGTFINDKDKYVAVIGHDVAYDKFDRKISNKNTIELSFIRPDGEVVTQKFKVKGIVDSPETTFIQSGIEPDDRIFIPIETMNEIMGQDYYWGYFAAATSLESIGDVTDEIDKRLARDLGVPFRDLDNEDSKPYSLTNQGEILEEVNQLSAVLGSLLTSVALISLIVGSIGIMNIMLVTVTERTGEIGIMKSLGFKNHEVLSLFMVESIVVGLFGGVLGIVLGVVGAYAADTVMGLPYVFPVTMILSGMLVSVVVGLLAGIYPANKAAKMNPVDALRHE
- a CDS encoding PLD nuclease N-terminal domain-containing protein, whose translation is MFGVAFSFFMFIFIFGFGIIGTLFWLWMLIDCATKEPSEGNDKLIWIIIIVFTHVLGALIYFFIRRPKRIQECGT
- a CDS encoding sensor domain-containing protein, translated to MAELGGVIHKFVNVAFEKQTYLNILYLLFSFPLGTAYFIFLVSGLSFGFSLLIFWVGVPVLLLVLVAWWEIAAFERQMAVWLLGVEIPSMYPVSFSNSNILQRFVQRVTSPVTWKALIFLLIKFPLGVFSLVIMTVLLSLTLTMLFTPVFYALGIGKVSSVSQAIFISASGIFVGFVSLHLLNLLAAVSGDFAKRMLGKSEKQAK
- a CDS encoding MarR family transcriptional regulator, which produces MDALEEIFGKTAQMTVLKNLIAHKEESTYLSGIADETGLSHSSVARVITPLIKSDIVIEKPLGKQIRTFRLNLDNEKTRLILDFYNRLNDMD
- a CDS encoding response regulator, coding for MQAESIGGKILSLMEENPGITVKEIAEKLSISADQVESTLESMSDTRQKVLIVDDEMDALMALKVALEAEGYNVAEAKDGHEALDKVHSEIPDVILLDLMIPGIDGFEVCRQLKSDDVYRHIPVIMLTARGEIDDKVEGIELGADDYVTKPFNLKELKARVKMVLRRQEA